A genomic stretch from Malus domestica chromosome 15, GDT2T_hap1 includes:
- the LOC103416066 gene encoding exosome complex exonuclease RRP46 homolog produces MEIDRVDGRTPNQLRPLACSRGFLNRAHGSASWTQGDTKVLAAVYGPKAGTKKNENPEKACIEVVWKPKTGQSGKLEREYEMILKRTLQSICILTLNPNTTTSVIVQVVNDDGSLLPCAINAACAALVDAGTPLKHLAVAVCCCLAESGYIILDPSKLEEQKMKAFAYLVFPNSLTTLPEGGLLVGGEPMEHGIITSVTQGAMSVDDYLHSLERGCAATAKMSAFLQKRLQPLLSDD; encoded by the exons ATGGAAATTGACAGAGTCGACGGACGCACGCCAAACCAGTTGAGACCATTGGCTTGTTCTCGCGGCTTCCTCAACCGCGCTCACGGCTCTGCAAGTTGGACTCAAG GAGATACGAAAGTTCTGGCTGCAGTTTATGGACCTAAAGCAGGAACAAAGAAGAATGAAAATCCCGAAAAAGCTTGCATTGAGGTTGTTTGGAAACCTAAAACAGGCCAGAGTG GAAAATTGGAGAGGGAATACGAGATGATATTGAAGAGAACCTTGCAAAGCATCTGCATACTGACTCTAAACCCAAATACCACAACCTCGGTCATTGTTCAG GTTGTCAATGATGATGGTTCT CTTCTGCCATGTGCCATAAATGCAGCGTGTGCTGCCCTTGTTGATGCCGGGACTCCTCTAAAACATCTTGCTG TCGCTGTATGTTGTTGCCTGGCAGAGAGCGGATACATCATATTGGACCCCAGCAAGCTGGAAGAGCAG AAAATGAAGGCGTTTGCGTATTTGGTCTTCCCAAACTCTCTCACAACCCTTCCAGAAGGAGGATTACTGGTGGGAGGTGAACCCATGGAGCATGGGATCATCACCTCAGTTACCCAGGGCGCAATGTCAG TGGACGACTATCTTCACAGTTTAGAACGAGGGTGCGCCGCCACTGCAAAGATGTCGGCATTTCTCCAAAAGAGATTGCAACCACTGCTTTCAGATGATTAA
- the LOC103401527 gene encoding nicotinamidase 1-like, which translates to MVPQTIDLLKKQLPVHQESLLLTGHTTTGLVLVDVVNGFCTVGAGNLAPRQPDKQISEMVQESVRLARVFCDKKWPVFAFLDSHHPDIPEDPYPPHCIVGTDESNLVPALQWLENEPNVTLRRKDCIDGFLGSIEKDGSNMFVNWVQSNQIKAILVVGICTDICVLDFVCTTLSARNHRLLAPLEDVIVYSHGCATFDIPVEIAKTAEDVIAHPQELMHHIGLYMSKGRGAKVVSEVSFDTKEP; encoded by the exons ATGGTTCCGCAGACGATTGATTTGTTGAAGAAGCAGCTTCCGGTGCACCAAGAATCCCTGCTGCTCACCGGTCACACCACCACCGGCCTTGTCCTCGTCGACGTCGTTAATGGCTTCTGCACCGTCGGTGCTGGCAATTTG GCACCAAGACAGCCTGATAAACAAATTTCTGAAATGGTGCAAGAGTCAGTGAGACTAGCCAGAGTTTTCTGTGACAAGAAATGGCCTGTTTTTGCTTTCCTTGATTCTCATCACCCTGACATTCCCGAGGATCCTTACCCTCCCCATTGCATTGTTGGAACTGATGAATCAAATCTAGTCCCAG CCCTGCAATGGTTGGAGAACGAACCAAACGTGACACTTAGACGTAAAGATTGCATTGACGGGTTTCTAGGATCCATTGAGAAAGATGGCTCAAATATGTTTGTTAATTGGGTTCAAAGTAATCAGATCAAAGCG ATCTTGGTTGTAGGAATATGCACGGATATATGTGTGCTAGACTTCGTATGTACCACTTTGTCTGCAAGAAATCATCGACTTCTTGCCCCTCTGGAGGATGTCATTGTGTATTCCCATGGTTGTGCCACTTTTGATATTCCAGTTGAGATTGCAAAAACTGCCGAAGATGTTATAGCTCATCCCCAG GAGCTAATGCATCACATAGGCCTTTACATGTCCAAAGGAAGAGGAGCAAAGGTAGTATCAGAAGTGTCATTCGATACAAAAGAGCCATGA